From a single Helicovermis profundi genomic region:
- a CDS encoding S-layer homology domain-containing protein, with protein sequence MKKLKYVVVFTLFIFMFSAVNFATVPSEINDGVITFKIDGIPAEPNGLAIKKVNVVGIMDLGDKVYVEKSFDSNELPMKLTKKTDDSYEFVVKNLDFTKYKKFIITYSYKNGLNCYQFAQEFTKNGQSKSQNISDLTNVYTLDTANFHKNSDVSIIVYLNFLNRGLYIGEFWNFNVGLNEESYKLYLPDGKYMLNIHDKNKEYRESKNYFLDNVTGLGNTSQVITINNVCKLAVDLGDLYDRAYLFTTPKFYTNLAYAVNIHPYLEMNNLVINKDVENIEIDIDRGVLAYEYFIKGPFNTDSKTISLGKNIMLNISKDKFDINENIRIGDILEIKDQYENKLDIRNSNNEKNIFTLKWKNKKTKKIVKQDGFSSVWNKFNVPIKSGDYSLEISADFGVLGKYSTTKDVIVTNDSGIKPKITMNVLDKNANLYTGQVELCIATNNSAIYGKKFTIDQGKLITNISELEGINNAKYLYVIPLNDKFNANSLKINLSGKDFSSGMDIGNVNFQEPTIKILALDSKGILMPNSDIFLKWDDGDLLITHSSKGDFALAPLSINNLKNISVRIENYNEGLFSNFKTIEGNKKNVKMYFTEINYARSFDKYSKLLENNIFKNSFKKSKVFLGIKVLSIINDIDEGIQKDKTTKNVLKKYGFSDDAVLSLIATMVNSKELLLNILDDNDAEGYQKYFKYEDQIKILWDNMYNALPIETRDELDKYEYYGHTKVAVLKKVFDVIMSSGIGSETYNTETGIYSNEKFGVKSDVTAKLVELLSSIRKSSTLLTSEELKDINDLSEALVATINITIEATINNLSDVNKNNALILAKEFGLIKITNHNPVIKITGGSYRKLMVGDDFSSQGVTAIDVEDGEITPKISGNVDTNKEGIYKVVYTATDSDGAKSSKTLTVEVKKISIILSTSTASNKVKVTMNDSFDISKLKISIKEKYGSKLEVPVLKIESDGSNTLLLTTANQNRVLYKITIDCLLNSNNTLVDDDVFIGLGEVSANLQTYLSILGDLGISKNSLSINSMLTREDMIVIFTELMGCDAEAKSYFIPSIFEDISSSIWKRYIAYVYMRGWMNEKGQLTHFKPNSQVTANDIAMYMLKSLGYNPTKATAFKEAKKLGIFYYNDSLKESDNISKRDAEIIASKTLDTNIYGKKTKLSDKLGFISNYKNSNEAPVVTINGEHTITLTVGDKYTEFGASAKDKEDGEIIPVKTGNVDMSKEGIYAIKYTATDALGYKRTAVRIVTVKKARVDNGGSSPVNNSPSGSSTPSSSPSRPSSFSVPPNFAMSNQPTNENTSALNKNDEKAVADISKNLPLKGKKIDNAMQEKIKQKVEALVKNMNKDSLTAKDADKKVIELNKTIKKVIESLNSDKALEVVNNQIDLTNKVLNNTNLDFDSAKTMVKDMISTNVKTLLAKEDINREERDKNTKSVKTDIALMVKKVIKKAATLEIKSEKAINDKSKVTNFKVTKEQMKNIITSSLSAKLDMVKSLNENGLEDVAKEVKQNVNIKLPKVKDDQKTSLKLDEESINKLSEGNVGLTVEAKGVNFILPVSLMKTVKTGLTIESNEVLNTVVGKTNAGKAKPLKTMDLSVGNGGNKVKGQVELSFDISEVAKTDLDSLMIGVLENGRWKKLNYRVEENKIIFTAPHFSIYSLMQYESTFEDIDKNWAKKYIDSLTTKGIVDGKSDIAFDPQGQITRAEFAKLLVTYLKLDDAVNSNFKDVAKDSWYYNVVGIAGINGISAGAKEGDFYPNQAITREDMAVMIAKAYSINNGVDLEGTSDKFGDDALISDYAKKAVYASKSNGIITGYADNTFKPKSTATRAEAVKIIYEFLNK encoded by the coding sequence TTGAAAAAATTAAAGTACGTTGTGGTTTTTACCTTATTTATCTTTATGTTTAGTGCAGTGAATTTTGCAACTGTACCATCAGAGATAAATGATGGTGTAATAACTTTTAAAATTGATGGAATACCTGCTGAACCAAATGGATTAGCTATAAAAAAAGTGAATGTTGTAGGAATTATGGACCTAGGTGACAAAGTTTATGTTGAAAAAAGTTTTGATTCAAATGAACTTCCTATGAAACTTACAAAAAAGACGGATGATTCATATGAGTTTGTAGTAAAAAATCTTGACTTTACAAAATATAAGAAATTCATTATCACGTATTCTTATAAAAATGGATTAAATTGCTATCAATTTGCTCAGGAATTTACGAAAAATGGACAAAGTAAATCACAAAATATTAGTGATTTAACTAATGTGTACACATTAGATACTGCAAATTTTCATAAAAATAGTGATGTGTCTATTATTGTGTATTTAAATTTTTTAAATCGCGGACTTTACATAGGTGAATTTTGGAATTTTAATGTTGGTTTAAATGAAGAATCCTATAAATTATATTTACCAGATGGTAAATATATGTTAAATATTCACGATAAAAATAAAGAGTATAGAGAATCAAAAAATTATTTTTTAGATAATGTTACTGGTCTAGGTAATACAAGTCAAGTAATTACGATTAACAATGTATGTAAACTAGCAGTTGATTTAGGTGACCTATATGATCGTGCTTATTTATTTACTACTCCTAAATTTTATACAAATTTAGCCTATGCTGTAAATATACATCCTTATTTAGAAATGAATAATCTTGTTATAAATAAAGATGTAGAAAATATCGAAATAGATATTGATCGTGGAGTTCTTGCTTACGAGTATTTTATAAAAGGACCATTTAATACAGATTCTAAAACAATTTCACTAGGAAAAAATATAATGTTAAATATTTCAAAAGATAAATTTGATATTAATGAAAACATAAGAATTGGAGATATTTTAGAAATTAAAGATCAATATGAAAATAAATTAGATATTAGAAATAGTAATAATGAAAAAAATATATTTACTTTAAAATGGAAAAACAAAAAAACAAAAAAAATAGTGAAACAAGATGGTTTTTCGAGTGTATGGAATAAATTTAATGTTCCTATAAAAAGCGGAGATTATTCTTTAGAAATAAGCGCTGACTTTGGAGTTTTAGGTAAATATTCAACTACAAAAGATGTAATTGTTACTAATGATAGTGGAATAAAACCTAAAATAACAATGAATGTTTTAGATAAAAACGCCAACTTATATACAGGTCAAGTTGAACTTTGTATTGCTACAAATAATAGTGCAATATATGGGAAAAAATTTACTATAGATCAGGGGAAATTAATTACAAACATTAGTGAGTTGGAAGGTATTAATAATGCAAAATACCTATATGTAATTCCGCTAAATGATAAATTTAATGCAAATTCTTTAAAAATAAATTTGAGCGGTAAAGATTTTTCAAGTGGAATGGATATTGGAAATGTTAATTTTCAAGAACCTACAATCAAGATTTTAGCATTAGATAGTAAAGGTATACTAATGCCAAATTCTGATATATTCTTAAAATGGGATGATGGTGATTTATTAATCACTCACTCATCAAAAGGTGATTTTGCATTAGCACCTCTTAGTATTAATAATCTAAAAAATATAAGTGTTCGTATTGAGAACTATAATGAAGGCCTATTTTCAAACTTTAAAACAATAGAAGGTAATAAAAAAAATGTAAAGATGTACTTTACTGAGATAAATTATGCAAGAAGTTTTGATAAGTATAGTAAACTTTTAGAGAATAATATTTTTAAAAATAGTTTTAAAAAATCAAAAGTTTTTTTAGGTATAAAAGTACTATCAATTATAAACGATATTGACGAAGGTATACAAAAAGATAAAACAACCAAAAACGTTTTAAAAAAATATGGTTTTTCTGATGATGCTGTATTGTCTTTAATAGCTACAATGGTGAATTCAAAAGAATTACTATTAAATATTTTAGATGATAATGATGCAGAAGGTTATCAAAAATACTTCAAATATGAAGATCAAATTAAAATACTATGGGATAATATGTATAATGCTCTTCCTATTGAGACGCGGGATGAACTTGATAAGTATGAATATTATGGTCATACAAAAGTAGCAGTGTTAAAGAAAGTATTTGATGTTATTATGTCGAGTGGAATCGGAAGCGAAACATATAATACAGAAACAGGAATATACTCGAATGAAAAATTTGGAGTAAAATCAGATGTGACAGCTAAATTAGTAGAATTGTTATCTTCTATAAGAAAAAGTTCAACTCTTTTAACTAGCGAAGAACTTAAGGATATTAATGATCTGTCTGAAGCGCTAGTTGCTACGATAAATATTACAATAGAGGCTACAATTAATAATTTAAGCGATGTAAATAAAAATAATGCACTTATATTAGCAAAAGAATTTGGTTTAATAAAAATTACAAATCATAATCCAGTAATAAAAATTACTGGTGGAAGTTATAGAAAATTGATGGTAGGAGATGATTTTTCTAGTCAAGGAGTTACTGCAATTGATGTAGAAGATGGAGAGATAACTCCTAAAATATCTGGAAATGTAGACACAAATAAAGAAGGAATTTATAAAGTAGTATATACAGCTACTGACTCTGATGGAGCTAAAAGTAGTAAAACATTAACTGTTGAGGTTAAAAAAATTAGTATAATTTTATCTACTAGTACTGCTAGTAATAAAGTAAAAGTTACTATGAATGATTCGTTTGATATATCGAAGTTAAAGATTAGTATAAAAGAAAAATATGGATCTAAATTAGAAGTACCTGTTTTAAAAATAGAGTCTGATGGGTCAAATACGCTGTTACTCACAACAGCTAATCAAAATAGAGTATTGTACAAAATTACTATTGATTGTTTATTAAATTCAAATAATACTCTAGTAGATGATGATGTATTTATAGGACTTGGAGAAGTTTCAGCTAATTTACAAACATATTTATCTATTTTAGGTGATTTAGGCATAAGTAAAAATAGTTTATCAATAAATTCTATGTTAACACGTGAAGATATGATAGTTATATTTACAGAACTTATGGGGTGTGATGCAGAAGCTAAAAGTTATTTTATTCCAAGTATTTTTGAAGATATTTCATCAAGCATCTGGAAACGCTATATTGCATATGTATATATGAGAGGATGGATGAATGAAAAAGGGCAATTAACACATTTTAAGCCTAATTCACAAGTAACAGCTAATGATATTGCTATGTATATGCTAAAATCACTTGGATATAATCCTACTAAAGCTACAGCTTTTAAAGAAGCTAAGAAATTAGGCATTTTCTATTATAATGATTCATTAAAAGAGTCAGATAATATTAGTAAAAGAGATGCAGAAATAATTGCATCAAAAACACTAGACACTAATATATATGGTAAAAAAACAAAATTATCAGATAAACTTGGATTTATTTCTAATTATAAAAATTCAAATGAAGCGCCCGTTGTAACTATTAATGGTGAACATACAATTACATTAACTGTTGGAGATAAATACACAGAATTTGGCGCTAGTGCAAAAGACAAAGAAGATGGTGAAATTATTCCTGTAAAAACTGGAAATGTAGACATGAGTAAAGAAGGAATATACGCAATTAAATATACTGCGACTGATGCTTTAGGATATAAAAGAACTGCAGTGCGAATAGTAACTGTAAAAAAAGCTAGAGTTGATAATGGTGGAAGTTCGCCTGTAAATAATTCGCCGAGTGGAAGTTCAACGCCAAGTAGTTCACCGAGCAGACCTTCTTCATTTAGCGTACCTCCAAATTTTGCTATGAGTAACCAGCCTACTAATGAAAATACTTCTGCACTGAATAAGAATGATGAAAAAGCAGTAGCAGATATATCGAAAAATTTACCACTTAAAGGTAAAAAAATTGATAATGCTATGCAAGAAAAAATCAAACAAAAAGTTGAAGCATTGGTAAAAAACATGAATAAAGATAGTTTGACTGCAAAAGATGCAGATAAAAAAGTGATTGAGTTAAATAAAACTATAAAAAAAGTAATAGAAAGTCTAAACTCTGATAAAGCATTAGAAGTTGTAAATAATCAAATAGATTTAACTAATAAAGTATTAAATAATACAAATCTGGATTTTGATTCGGCAAAAACTATGGTTAAAGATATGATCAGTACTAATGTTAAAACTCTTCTTGCAAAAGAAGATATTAATAGGGAAGAAAGAGATAAAAACACAAAATCAGTAAAAACAGATATAGCATTAATGGTTAAAAAAGTTATTAAAAAAGCAGCTACGTTAGAAATTAAATCTGAAAAAGCAATAAATGATAAATCTAAAGTAACTAATTTTAAAGTTACTAAAGAACAAATGAAAAACATAATTACATCCTCACTTTCGGCTAAATTAGATATGGTTAAATCACTAAATGAAAACGGACTTGAAGATGTTGCAAAAGAAGTAAAACAAAATGTTAATATTAAACTTCCAAAGGTTAAAGATGATCAAAAAACTTCTCTTAAATTAGATGAAGAATCTATTAATAAATTAAGTGAAGGAAATGTTGGCTTAACAGTAGAAGCAAAAGGAGTTAACTTTATACTTCCTGTTTCATTAATGAAAACAGTAAAAACAGGACTTACTATAGAAAGTAATGAAGTGCTAAACACTGTAGTAGGTAAAACAAACGCAGGGAAAGCAAAACCATTAAAAACAATGGACTTATCTGTTGGAAATGGCGGGAATAAAGTTAAAGGCCAAGTAGAATTATCATTTGATATTAGCGAAGTAGCTAAAACAGATTTAGATAGTCTAATGATAGGAGTACTAGAAAACGGTAGATGGAAAAAACTTAATTATCGTGTAGAAGAAAATAAAATAATATTTACAGCACCACACTTTAGTATCTATTCATTGATGCAATATGAATCAACATTTGAAGATATTGATAAAAACTGGGCAAAAAAATATATAGATTCATTAACAACAAAGGGTATAGTAGATGGTAAAAGTGATATTGCGTTTGATCCACAAGGTCAAATAACAAGAGCAGAATTTGCAAAATTATTAGTAACATACTTAAAATTAGATGACGCAGTAAATTCAAACTTTAAAGATGTTGCAAAAGATTCATGGTATTACAATGTGGTGGGAATAGCTGGAATAAATGGAATATCAGCAGGAGCAAAAGAAGGCGATTTCTATCCAAATCAAGCAATAACAAGAGAAGATATGGCTGTAATGATAGCGAAAGCGTATAGCATTAATAATGGTGTAGATTTAGAAGGAACATCAGATAAGTTTGGTGATGATGCTTTAATTTCAGATTATGCAAAAAAAGCTGTATATGCATCAAAATCAAATGGAATTATTACAGGCTATGCTGATAATACCTTTAAGCCTAAAAGTACAGCAACAAGAGCAGAAGCCGTTAAGATTATTTATGAATTTTTAAATAAATAA
- a CDS encoding IS3 family transposase yields MFQSQVIASRKKIGKIMKKYNLISSYTIKQYKVTKSKVNEDKIENLVKREFDDKKCLEVVVSDLTYVNVNGKWNYICLILDLFNREIVGYAAGKNKTAKLVYKALTRVKEPLHNIEIFHTDRGSEFKNKLLDEVLLNFNIKRSLSKKGCPYDNAVAEATYKIIKTEFAFNRIFKSFEELELELFDYVNWYNNKRIHGSLDYLTPIEYKTIMSDKKLS; encoded by the coding sequence ATGTTCCAAAGTCAGGTGATAGCTTCAAGAAAGAAAATAGGCAAAATAATGAAAAAATACAACCTTATTTCATCATATACAATTAAGCAATATAAAGTAACAAAATCAAAAGTTAATGAAGATAAAATTGAAAATTTAGTTAAAAGAGAGTTTGATGACAAAAAGTGTCTTGAAGTAGTAGTAAGTGATTTAACTTACGTTAATGTAAATGGTAAATGGAATTATATATGCCTAATATTAGATTTATTTAATCGTGAAATAGTAGGATATGCAGCAGGTAAGAATAAGACTGCAAAGCTTGTATATAAAGCTCTTACAAGAGTAAAAGAGCCATTACATAATATAGAAATTTTTCATACAGATCGTGGAAGTGAATTTAAAAATAAACTGTTAGATGAAGTATTATTAAATTTTAATATTAAGAGATCTTTGAGCAAAAAAGGCTGTCCTTATGATAACGCAGTAGCAGAAGCAACATATAAAATTATAAAAACAGAATTTGCATTTAATAGAATATTTAAGAGTTTTGAAGAATTGGAATTAGAGTTATTTGATTACGTAAATTGGTATAATAACAAGAGAATTCATGGGTCTTTAGATTATTTAACACCCATTGAATATAAAACTATAATGTCTGATAAAAAACTGTCTTAA